AATCGCATCTCGGGCATGAAATTGCCTATGCCGTCGAGGCAGGCAAGATTGCCGCCAATCGCGGCAGTGAAGGGTTGGTTGACCTGACCATGGTCGAGCCCGCGTTGCGGACATATTTGAGCAATGGCGCGCTGCAAGCCGAGTTGTTCGAGAGCGCCGGGGAGATTGCCACCTGCGCGCAGGCGGTTCTGACGCAGGCTGGCTGGCAGGCGGATCAGGTCGAGCGGGTGATTTTCGTCGGCGGGTCGAGCCTTCTTGGCGTGGTTCAGACGCGCATCGCCGCGCTGTTTCCCGCGGCGCGACTGGAAACCTCCGAAGTCTTTACCGCAGTGGTGGACGGCCTTGCCCTTGCGACGCGCTAAACCCTTGCCCAGATCGCTTCTGCGCCATATGTGAGGCGCCATGTTCACCTGCCGCGCCCTTTATCATTTTGCCCGCCTGCCCGATCCAGCCGCCCTGCGCGCCCCGCTTCTGGAGCTGTGTGAGGCCAACGCCATTACTGGCACGCTGCTTCTGGCGGATGAAGGGATCAACGGCACGATTGCCGGGAAAGTGGCGGGGCTTGACGCGGTGCTTGCCCATATCCGCGCTTTCCCCGGCTGCGGCGATATCGCGTGGAAGGACAGCCCGGCACAGCAACAGCCATTTCGGCGCATGAAAGTGCGGCTAAAGCGCGAGATCGTAACGATGGGGCAACCCGATGTCGATCCGCGCACAAAGGCCGGACATTATGTTTCGCCCTCAGAGTGGAACGCGCTGATTGAAAGTCCCGATGTGGCGGTCATCGACACACGCAATGAATACGAGGTTGCCATCGGCACATTCAAGGGCGCGGTGGACCCAAAGACGGAGAGTTTCCGTGATTTCCCGGCGTGGTGGGAAGCCAACAAGCACCGTTTCCATAACAAGCGGATCGCGATGTTCTGCACCGGCGGTATTCGCTGTGAGAAAAGCACCAACTGGCTTTTGCAGCAGGGGGTGGAGGATGTTTATCACCTGCAAGGCGGCATCCTGAAATATCTCGAAGAGGTGCCGGAAGCGCAAAGCGACTGGCAAGGCGAATGCTTTGTGTTCGATGGCCGTGTTTCCGTGGGCCATGGGCTGCATGAAGGGCCGCATATCCTCTGCCACGCCTGCCGCCGCCCGATCCTGCCGCAAGACCGTGCGCACCCGGATTACGAAGCGGGCGTCTCCTGCCACCTTTGCGTGAACCTGACGTCGGAGGCTGACAAAGCCCGCTTCCGCGAGCGCCAAAAGCAGATCACGCTGGCCACCGCGCGCGGCAAAGCGCATCTGCGGCAGGCATAGCGGCGGTAGATGGCGAAGGATTGCCCATCGTAACCTGCCGTTCACAGTAGCGCCGTCGAATGGCGGGAAGGCGGGGCGAAGTTGACCCAGGATCATCCCATCGCTTAACGTAGCGGGAGTGCCTTCTTACTGCACCATGGGGTCAGAGAAGATGGGCATGGGGGTGTCTTATGTCATTTCAACTCTCCGGTAGCGCACCAGAAATTTATGAAAATACTATGGTGCCGCTGTGGTTCGGACGTTGGGCCGAAACCCTTCTGGCTTTAGCCTCCTTGAAAACTGGCGAAACTGTTTTGGACGTTGCTTGCGGCACCGGCGTCACCACTCGGATAGCCAAACGGGATGTCGGCAACGACGGGCGCGTAACTGGCTTGGATATCAACGCAGGCATGCTTGCGCAGGCTCGCGAATTGGCCGCCGACATGGACATCACTTGGATGGAAAGTGATGTCATTGAGACAGGATTGCCGGAGGACAGTTTCAACGCCGTCATATCGCAACATGGTTACCACTATTTTCCTGATCAACCCGCTGCTTTAAAAGAGTTCCACCGTGTGCTTGCCCCGTCGGGGCGCATCGCGATGTCGATTTGGGATGGCCACAGTCCCTACACCAAAGCTCTCTGCTCAGCGGTCGAAAAATTCATCTCGCCGGAGATTGCGAAGAAGCAACGCGGCCAGAGAGAAACACCATCAGCAGATATGTTGATCGCAAGTGTTTCCGAAGCCGGATTTCGCGATGTCACTGTAGCTCGCCAAGAATTGGCGATCCAAGTTCCCTTGGCGACAGAGTTCGTCCCTTTGCACCTCGGATCGATGCCAATAGCCAACGCTTTTCAGAGCCTTCCTGATGAAGAAAAAGAAGCCCTTATTGCTGACGTTGCCGATTCATTAAGTGGCTTGGTCGTCGGTGATCAGATTGTTTATCCGGATGCCGTTAATGTTGTGACCGGGTGGAAATAGACAGGATTCCTGCAATTTACGGGAGTTTGTGTTTGATCAACCCGACCTTTCCCGCCCTGCGCCGCGGACTGCACCAACGTCAGCTTCATCCGGACAACCCCGGTCCACTGCCTCGCAAACCCAAACCACGTTGTCTCATAACCCCTTCCGCCCTCTGCCCGGACATGATTAACTCCACTGCAAGAAAACCGACAGCAGGGAGACAAATCTCATGACCCATATGAACCGCCGCCACGCGCTTGGCCTCTTGGGCGCCACTGCCGCCAGCACGCTTGCTATGCCCGCCATCGCGAAAGGCACGAAACTGAAGGTGGGGGCTTTGCATTTCACCTCGCATTCCGGCAGTTTCATCGCGCTGGAGCGTGGCTATTTCAACGATGCGGGGCTTGATGTCGAACTGAAGTTCTTTCAGGCCGCACAACCGATGGCCGTGGCGATTGCCTCGGGCGATATCGACTATGCCGTCACGGCGATTTCCGGCGGGCTTATCTCGCTTGCGCAAAAGGGCGCGGTTAAGGTGATCGGCGGCGCGCTTTCCGAGCATAAGGGCATCGACGGGCAAAAAATCCTCACTTCCGACAAGGCGTTTCAGGCGGGCGCCAAGGCGCCGGGGGATCTCGACGGCAAGGTCTTTGGCATGACGACCGCTGGTTCGTCGTTTCACTACATGGGCTCCAAAGTCGCCGCCGCCGAGAATATCAGCATGACATTCAAGCCCCTGCAAAAGGTCGGCGCGGTGATTGGGGCGCTGAAATCCGGGCAGATCGACGCGTGGTCGATCGTGCCGCATATCGCCAAGCCACTGGCCAAGTCGGGCGCGGTGCATATCATCGGCAATATCTCCGATTATATTCCCGATTATCAGGTTACCACCGTCTTCACCTCCACCAAGCACGCCGAGGAAGACAAGGATATGACCAAGGCGTTCCTTGCCGGGTATTCCAAAGGCGCGGCCGATTATGACGACACCATGATCGACAAGAAGCACGGTGAGGACGGGGTCAAGGCGATGGTCGATCTCATTCATAAATACGTCTATGCCGACCGCCCGATCGAAAAGGCCGCACCGGGGATTATCAACGGCACGATGATGCTCAACCGCGATGCGGCGCTGAACATGGGGTCGGTCAAGGATCAGCTTGACTGGTTCAAGGCCGAAAAGCTGGTGCATGACGATGTTACCATCGACCAGCTTGTCGATACGTCCTACGTGAAAACCATGGGCTGATGCCCTCCGGTGCGGCACTTTCGTGTGCCGCGCCCGTTGTTCAGCGGACCGCGCATGGAACTACGTCTTGAGAATGTCAGCCATAGCTATGGCGAAACGCCGGTCCTGCGCGACATCACGCTGACCATTCCGGAAGGCCGGATCGTGTGCATTGTCGGGCCGTCGGGCTGTGGGAAATCTACGCTATTGCGGATGATGGGCGGGCTTGAGCGCCCCGAAAGCGGTGCCGTGCTGCAACTGGGCGCGCCGCCTGCGGGCTGTCTCAACCCGCTGACTTACGTGTTTCAGGATTTCGCGCTGCTGCCGTGGCGCAGCGTGGCGGGCAATGTTTCCCTCGCGCTCGAAGATCACCGGCTGGGGCGTGCCCGCATGGCCGAAATCGTGGCTGATGTGCTGGCCCGCACCGGGCTTTCCGAATTTGCCGCCGCCCTGCCTCGGCAGCTTTCCGGCGGGATGAAACAACGGGTCGCCATCGCGCGGGCGCTGGCGGTCAACCCGGCGGTGATGCTGCTGGATGAACCGCTCTCGGCGCTTGATGCACAAACCCGCGAATTGCTGATGGATGATCTTATCAGCCTTTGGACTCGCACGCCGTTCACCGCGGTTTATGTCACCCACAAC
This is a stretch of genomic DNA from Aquicoccus sp. G2-2. It encodes these proteins:
- a CDS encoding ABC transporter ATP-binding protein, producing the protein MELRLENVSHSYGETPVLRDITLTIPEGRIVCIVGPSGCGKSTLLRMMGGLERPESGAVLQLGAPPAGCLNPLTYVFQDFALLPWRSVAGNVSLALEDHRLGRARMAEIVADVLARTGLSEFAAALPRQLSGGMKQRVAIARALAVNPAVMLLDEPLSALDAQTRELLMDDLISLWTRTPFTAVYVTHNLAEAVRLGHAIVVLSRRPGEIREVVEIDTPLEARAPGDPALEARQTHLWEMMRDEARAADAELANV
- a CDS encoding rhodanese-related sulfurtransferase, translating into MFTCRALYHFARLPDPAALRAPLLELCEANAITGTLLLADEGINGTIAGKVAGLDAVLAHIRAFPGCGDIAWKDSPAQQQPFRRMKVRLKREIVTMGQPDVDPRTKAGHYVSPSEWNALIESPDVAVIDTRNEYEVAIGTFKGAVDPKTESFRDFPAWWEANKHRFHNKRIAMFCTGGIRCEKSTNWLLQQGVEDVYHLQGGILKYLEEVPEAQSDWQGECFVFDGRVSVGHGLHEGPHILCHACRRPILPQDRAHPDYEAGVSCHLCVNLTSEADKARFRERQKQITLATARGKAHLRQA
- a CDS encoding ABC transporter substrate-binding protein, which gives rise to MTHMNRRHALGLLGATAASTLAMPAIAKGTKLKVGALHFTSHSGSFIALERGYFNDAGLDVELKFFQAAQPMAVAIASGDIDYAVTAISGGLISLAQKGAVKVIGGALSEHKGIDGQKILTSDKAFQAGAKAPGDLDGKVFGMTTAGSSFHYMGSKVAAAENISMTFKPLQKVGAVIGALKSGQIDAWSIVPHIAKPLAKSGAVHIIGNISDYIPDYQVTTVFTSTKHAEEDKDMTKAFLAGYSKGAADYDDTMIDKKHGEDGVKAMVDLIHKYVYADRPIEKAAPGIINGTMMLNRDAALNMGSVKDQLDWFKAEKLVHDDVTIDQLVDTSYVKTMG
- a CDS encoding methyltransferase domain-containing protein; the encoded protein is MSFQLSGSAPEIYENTMVPLWFGRWAETLLALASLKTGETVLDVACGTGVTTRIAKRDVGNDGRVTGLDINAGMLAQARELAADMDITWMESDVIETGLPEDSFNAVISQHGYHYFPDQPAALKEFHRVLAPSGRIAMSIWDGHSPYTKALCSAVEKFISPEIAKKQRGQRETPSADMLIASVSEAGFRDVTVARQELAIQVPLATEFVPLHLGSMPIANAFQSLPDEEKEALIADVADSLSGLVVGDQIVYPDAVNVVTGWK